The Candidatus Methylomirabilota bacterium genome window below encodes:
- a CDS encoding thermonuclease family protein, whose product MLHRLRLVVWPLLALLLSAAATAAQPGSVPSVVVRVVDGDTIHVRVDGRLERVRYIGINTPELHHPARGAEPGGQEAREVNRELVDGQPARLELDAQRRDRHGRLLAYVWVRGVMVNAELVRRGYAQVMTVPPNVRYQELFLTLQREARQSGRGLWGGAS is encoded by the coding sequence ATGCTCCACCGGCTGCGGCTCGTCGTCTGGCCGCTGCTCGCCCTGCTCCTCAGCGCTGCCGCCACGGCGGCCCAGCCGGGCAGCGTCCCGAGCGTCGTCGTGCGCGTGGTCGACGGCGACACCATCCACGTGCGCGTCGACGGCCGGCTGGAGCGGGTCCGCTACATCGGCATCAACACGCCCGAGCTGCACCATCCCGCGCGCGGCGCCGAGCCCGGCGGGCAAGAGGCGCGGGAGGTCAACCGGGAGCTCGTCGACGGCCAGCCGGCGCGCCTGGAGCTCGACGCCCAGCGGCGCGACCGCCACGGCCGGCTGCTGGCCTACGTGTGGGTGCGCGGAGTCATGGTGAACGCCGAGCTCGTTCGCCGCGGCTACGCTCAGGTGATGACGGTGCCGCCCAACGTTCGCTATCAGGAGCTGTTCCTGACCCTGCAGCGCGAGGCCCGCCAGTCGGGGCGCGGGCTCTGGGGCGGCGCGTCGTGA
- a CDS encoding NYN domain-containing protein, which yields MRWLIDGYNVIRADPDLRAVEAQGLPAGRAALLRLVAGAAGRAGDLFTVVFDGAPIPGAAAPPGRLQVVFSRPPQRADDVLVRMARQYGNGAVVVSSDRAVQDAARRAGCAVLGAPEFLGGLASPADTAETADDAEPDRAAPKRGNPRRPSKRARAAARALKRLRPR from the coding sequence ATGCGCTGGCTCATCGACGGCTACAACGTGATTCGCGCCGATCCCGATCTGCGGGCCGTCGAGGCCCAGGGGCTTCCGGCCGGCCGGGCCGCCCTGCTGCGCCTGGTCGCCGGGGCGGCCGGCCGCGCCGGCGACCTGTTCACCGTCGTGTTCGACGGGGCGCCGATTCCGGGCGCGGCCGCGCCGCCGGGCCGGCTGCAGGTGGTGTTCTCGCGCCCGCCGCAGCGGGCCGACGACGTCCTGGTCCGCATGGCACGCCAGTACGGTAACGGCGCCGTCGTGGTCAGCTCCGACCGGGCCGTCCAGGACGCCGCGCGCCGGGCGGGCTGCGCCGTGCTCGGCGCCCCCGAGTTCCTGGGCGGGCTCGCGAGCCCGGCCGATACCGCCGAGACCGCCGACGACGCGGAGCCCGATCGCGCCGCTCCCAAGCGCGGCAACCCGCGTCGGCCTTCCAAGCGCGCCCGGGCCGCGGCGCGCGCGCTCAAGCGCCTGCGCCCGCGCTGA